One Dictyostelium discoideum AX4 chromosome 3 chromosome, whole genome shotgun sequence genomic region harbors:
- a CDS encoding hypothetical protein (Similar to Strongylocentrotus purpuratus (Purple sea urchin). Fibropellin I (Epidermal growth factor-related protein 1) (UEGF-1)), which yields MKVLFYCCILLLFANLLILVTSVKLKDGEYVCSFNLFSKLHMLGNVATVGDYYDFCNSGRLTCSNDTATYLNLNTNFTSIVYDDISCYTSLSNLDFTNVILTPNIIGTPPQVGVTSYKINFYSCYDLGFYDVISLPTREVHILNLIEPLKTNITLSSLSLVNNIEMYEYYSPLKSFLFPYIINDLKHNIPLNVMFLYVSNVPNFTYINPSNIQITLGHGFDRESLLNFEDLTHINRSFSLMFKVLDGSIQFPFKKAKNCLSMSITTYFDTPNDYIDMSNIETQLIQFSNVSSSFSVNGNLPFKNFNLKTKSFKFNNGKLNSIPFFQYLTILDLAENQINSALGKMGDYGSFNTLLLSKNNLTGTLDQSYCSLSTFDFSNNSLSGPIPLCFACFLPYSELASSKLKTKLIGNNFDSYTPPSFCNIIPNLKSNGNNQYILYGDYVGTSLTTITSTSIYWTFKNYTYFTGTLSGTAPLVFNITYSEIGKSFFLFTTPTPPNVTYVEQTNDSPNHFQFIGTYFNYNISTIEIKIGDRICNVQSSTFYQINCYVDNAFASNEKDLITRIKVGEQISQITITPYQNNTIIPCDSDCSNGICYTNNGTCIGCPSNCNNGKCNPTLGKCVCNSDYIGSDCSIPLQYLTSIVPIISNSEGTVQLFGLFGNVNDGISIEIGGRNCNITFINSQTINCTLNGGSGLVSVNVTQNGYTWFKKNYFNYIIPIQNCPNNCNSDKTSASGGGGTCDTNIGQCICKNGFVGIDCSPQAQETIIPISNSSVNLTTGVSKITNEQTNFEIKVIALLEIDLNGNTVLNHPLVNNWNIDENESTKQGQYAFSQLLDTNKNCKVVTIIEEVSKDTQYSFAGVNFLVFANSLKLTISINNYTFISSLNSLQLQIESLVSILPTTTTTNKENSCKNDESSSNTTSIDTSGITTDTILNYITIEKNNKIFTGRFINKLLSDGRPTFFSSQVVNRNNESLIIGLDLSHCSNCVIDPDFSVLVSSSFKTTTTTDCEINNKNNWKIPVAVVISVVGFSMIVLISMIIFKKHRTLIKVKVLTAIKLTKR from the exons atgaaagtattattttattgttgtatattattattatttgctaatttattaatattggttactagtgtaaaattaaaagatggcGAAT atgtttgttcttttaatttattttcaaaactaCATATGTTGGGGAATGTAGCTACTGTGGGtgattattatgatttttgTAATTCAGGTAGATTGACTTGTAGTAATGATACTGCCACATATTT gaatttaaatacaaattttACTTCAATTGTTTATGATGACATATCATGTTATACAAGTTTGAGTAATTTGGACTTTACAAATGTAATTTTAACTCCAAATATTATTGGAACTCCACCTCAAGTTGGTGTTACatcatataaaattaatttttatagttGCTATGATTTAGGTTTTTATGATGTAATATCTCTTCCAACAAGAGAAGttcatattttaaatttaatagaaccattaaaaacaaatataacattatcatcactatctttagtaaataatattgaaatgtATGAATACTATAGCCCACTtaaatcttttcttttcccatatattataaatgatttaaaacaCAATATTCCACTTAATGTTATGTTTTTATATGTTTCAAACGTACCAAATTTTACATATATAAACCCATCAAATAT aCAAATTACATTAGGTCATGGGTTTGATAGAGAatcacttttaaattttgaagatttaaCACACATCAACAGATCTTTTTCTCTTATGTTCAAAGTTTTAGATGGGTCAATTCAATTCCCTTTCAAAAAGGCAAAAAATTGTCTATCAAT gTCAATAACTACATACTTTGATACACCAAATGATTATATTGATATGAGCAACATTGAAACTCAATTAATACAATTTTCAAATGTGTCATCTTCATTTTCGGTCAATGGAAATCTaccatttaaaaactttaatttaaaaacaaaatcatt taagttcaataatggtaaattgaattcaataccattttttcaatatttaactattttagatttagcagaaaatcaaataaattcagCACTTGGTAAAATGGGTGATTATGGTTCATTTAATACAtt attactttcaaaaaataatttaacaggCACACTTGATCAATCGTATTGTTCTTTATCTACATTTGATTTCTCAAATAATTCACTATCTGGTCCCATTCCATTATGTTTTGCTTGTTTTTTACCATATTCAGAATTAGCatcttcaaaattaaaaactaaattaattggaaataattttgatagtTACACACCTCCATCTT tcTGTAATATtataccaaatttaaaatcaaatggaAATAATCAATACATATTATATGGAGATTATGTTGGTACAAGTTTAACTACAATAACTTCAACCTCTATATATTGGACATTTAAAAACTATACTTATTTTACAGGTACTTTAAGTGGAACTGCTCCATTAGTTTTTAATATAACCTATAGTGAGATTggaaaatcattttttttatttacaaccCCAACACCGCCAAATGTAACATATGTTGAACAAACAAATGATTCACCTAATCATTTCCAATTTATTGGTACTTATTTTAACTATAATATATCCACtatagaaattaaaattggtgataGAATTTGTAATGTACAATCTTCaacattttatcaaattaattGCTACGTTGATAATGCATTCGcttcaaatgaaaaagatttaataacTAGAATTAAAGTTGGTGAACAAATTTCACAAATTACTATAACCCCATATCAAAACAATACTATAATACCATGTGATAGTGATTGTAGTAATGGTATTTGCTATACTAATAATGGTACATGTATTGGGTGTCCttcaaattgtaataatggtaaatgCAATCCTACACTTGGTAAATGTGTTTGTAATTCAGATTATATTGGTTCAGATTGTTCAATTCCATTACAATATCTAACATCAATTGTaccaattatttcaaattcagAAGGAACAGTTCAattatttggtttatttggtAATGTTAATGATGGTATCTCTATTGAGATTGGTGGAAGAAATTgtaatattacttttattaatagTCAAACTATTAATTGTACATTAAATGGAGGTAGTGGTTTAGTATCTGTAAATGTTACACAAAATGGTTATACTTGgtttaaaaagaattatttcaattatataattcCAATTCAAAATTGTCCAAACAATTGTAATTCTGATAAAACATCTgctagtggtggtggtggtactTGTGATACAAATATTGGACAATGTATTTGTAAAAATGGATTTGTTGGTATTGATTGTTCACCACAAGCTCAAGAAACTATAAttccaatttcaaattcttcagTGAATTTAACAACAGGAGtttcaaaaattacaaatgaaCAAAccaattttgaaattaaagttaTAGCATTATtagaaattgatttaaatggtaatacAGTTTTAAATCATCCACTTGTAAATAATTGGaatattgatgaaaatgaatcaaCAAAACAAGGTCAATATGCATTTTCTCAATTATTagatacaaataaaaattgtaaagTAGTTACAATTATTGAAGAAGTTTCAAAGGATACTCAATATTCATTTGCAGGTGTTAATTTCTTAGTATTtgcaaattctttaaaattaactatatcaattaataacTATACCTTTATTAgttcattaaattcattacaaCTTCAAATTGAATCATTGGTTAGTAttttaccaacaacaactactacaaataaagaaaatagttgtaaaaatgatgaatcatcatcaaatactACAAGTATTGATACATCTGGAATTACAACAGATACaatattgaattatattacaattgaaaaaaataataaaatctttaCAGGTAGAttcataaataaattattatcagatGGTAGACCAACATTTTTCTCATCCCAAGTagtaaatagaaataatgaaTCCTTAATAATTGGTTTAGATCTTTCTCATTGTTCGAATTGTGTTATTGACCCAGATTTCTCAGTATTGGTTTCAAGTTcatttaaaacaacaacgacaacaGATTGTGAgataaacaacaaaaataattggaAAATCCCTGTTGCTGTAGTAATTAGTGTTGTTGGATTTTCAATGattgttttaatatcaatgataatttttaagaaaCATAGAACTCTTATAAAAGTTAAAGTTTTAACAgcaattaaattaacaaaaagataa